Proteins found in one Luteimonas chenhongjianii genomic segment:
- a CDS encoding AMP-binding protein, with the protein MSAVVREQGTGHGDDAADAGERRPLVEGAPSRVIAFGRDGAIPLSRFLAHVHGVAALLPDAPFALNLCEDRYRFLVAFCAVALRGQTTLLPPARTRGAIDDVRARHPHSYCIGDRDDCGCDALQDAGHAPEPPHYVRLPDVLPTADGDAPELPLEHVVAIGFTSGSTGVPGANAKTWASFHRGTLQNLVALADLHGEATLPVVATVPPQHMYGMEMSVLLPLLGNVAVHLGRPFFPEDIAAALRDAPRPALLVTTPVHLRTLVESGVALPPLAAIATATAPLSRELAAAAEARFGCEVRELFGSTETCIFARRRSAIETAWTPYPGVRLQPVPDGTLVHAPHLAEPQLLADIVELDEAGRFVLRGRQADMIEIAGKRASLADITRRLLAIEGVRDAVAVQSQAADGCGVRRVEAIVVADAALTDAMLLDALRCSLDPVFLPRRLRRVAALPRNETGKLTRAALEALVHVD; encoded by the coding sequence ATGTCGGCAGTGGTTCGAGAGCAGGGGACAGGGCACGGGGATGACGCAGCGGACGCGGGCGAACGCCGGCCGCTGGTGGAGGGCGCTCCGTCGCGCGTGATCGCGTTCGGCCGCGACGGCGCGATTCCGCTGTCTCGTTTTCTCGCCCATGTGCACGGCGTGGCCGCGCTGCTGCCCGATGCGCCGTTCGCGCTGAACCTGTGCGAAGACCGCTACCGCTTCCTGGTGGCGTTCTGCGCGGTCGCGTTGCGCGGTCAGACCACCCTGCTGCCGCCGGCGCGCACGCGCGGGGCGATCGACGACGTGCGCGCGCGCCACCCGCACAGCTATTGCATCGGCGACCGCGACGATTGCGGGTGCGATGCGCTGCAGGACGCCGGCCATGCGCCCGAGCCGCCGCATTACGTACGCCTGCCGGATGTGCTGCCGACGGCCGATGGGGATGCGCCGGAGCTGCCGTTGGAGCATGTGGTCGCGATCGGCTTCACCTCCGGCAGCACCGGGGTGCCGGGCGCGAATGCCAAGACCTGGGCCAGCTTCCACCGCGGCACGTTGCAGAACCTCGTCGCGCTGGCCGACCTGCACGGCGAGGCGACGCTGCCGGTGGTCGCGACTGTCCCGCCACAGCACATGTACGGCATGGAGATGTCGGTGCTGCTGCCGTTGCTCGGCAACGTGGCCGTGCACCTGGGCCGGCCGTTCTTTCCCGAGGACATCGCCGCCGCGTTGCGCGATGCCCCGCGCCCCGCCTTGCTGGTGACCACGCCGGTGCATCTGCGCACCCTAGTGGAATCGGGCGTCGCGCTGCCGCCGCTCGCGGCGATCGCGACCGCCACCGCGCCCTTGTCGCGCGAGCTGGCTGCGGCCGCCGAGGCGCGCTTCGGCTGCGAGGTGCGCGAACTGTTCGGCTCCACCGAGACCTGCATCTTCGCCCGTCGTCGTTCCGCGATCGAAACGGCGTGGACGCCCTATCCCGGCGTGCGCCTGCAGCCGGTCCCCGACGGCACGCTCGTGCACGCGCCGCACCTGGCGGAGCCGCAGCTGCTTGCCGACATCGTCGAACTCGACGAGGCCGGCCGGTTCGTCCTGCGCGGCCGCCAGGCCGACATGATCGAGATCGCCGGCAAGCGTGCCTCGCTGGCGGACATTACCCGTCGCCTGCTCGCGATCGAAGGCGTACGCGATGCGGTGGCGGTCCAGTCGCAGGCGGCGGACGGATGCGGCGTGCGCCGCGTGGAGGCGATCGTCGTCGCGGACGCCGCGCTGACCGATGCGATGCTGCTCGACGCATTGCGCTGCAGCCTGGATCCGGTGTTCCTGCCGCGGCGTCTGCGGCGCGTGGCGGCGTTGCCGCGCAACGAGACCGGAAAGCTGACGCGCGCCGCGCTGGAAGCTCTGGTCCACGTCGACTAG
- the rsmG gene encoding 16S rRNA (guanine(527)-N(7))-methyltransferase RsmG, with amino-acid sequence MDITDDTALRDELDAGLRALGLAPALAAPLLAYLALLLRWNGTYNLTAVRDPREMVTRHLLDSLAMVAHVEGLATLADLGTGPGLPGIPLAIALPELRVTLVESNGKKARFLREAVRQLKLSNAEVAESRIEALDRPGGFDAITARALATLPDILSVGGHLPKADGGRLLAMKGIHPVDEIAALPAGWRLVAVTPLTVPGLDAERHLVVIERA; translated from the coding sequence ATGGACATCACCGACGACACCGCGCTGCGCGACGAACTCGATGCCGGGCTGCGCGCGCTGGGGCTCGCCCCGGCACTGGCCGCGCCGCTGCTGGCCTATCTGGCGCTGTTGCTGCGCTGGAACGGGACCTACAACCTCACGGCCGTGCGCGACCCGCGCGAAATGGTCACCCGCCACCTGCTCGATTCGCTGGCGATGGTCGCGCACGTCGAAGGCCTGGCCACGCTTGCCGACCTCGGCACCGGCCCCGGCCTGCCCGGCATTCCCCTGGCGATCGCGCTGCCGGAGCTGCGCGTGACCCTGGTCGAGTCCAACGGCAAGAAGGCGCGCTTCCTGCGCGAGGCGGTCCGCCAGCTGAAGCTGTCCAATGCCGAAGTCGCCGAATCCCGGATCGAAGCCCTAGACCGGCCCGGCGGGTTCGACGCGATCACCGCCCGCGCGCTCGCCACGCTGCCCGACATCCTGAGCGTCGGCGGCCACCTGCCGAAGGCCGACGGCGGCCGGCTGCTGGCCATGAAGGGCATCCACCCGGTCGACGAGATCGCCGCCCTTCCAGCCGGCTGGCGACTCGTCGCGGTGACGCCGCTGACGGTGCCCGGCCTCGATGCCGAACGGCATCTGGTGGTCATCGAACGCGCCTGA
- a CDS encoding DUF3348 domain-containing protein translates to MDSPPRPAFRGPTFIRLLARLTDDTLPQGGPAPAERLSQWIDWTRAVALSKVLDAKAPAAEQGAQVIDRDDAAVCAKARATLLASIVEAPELVIPQPQAAGASDDGDAEAAPEAAIDFAPFRQRHLALQRSMQMATGRLRGDLRDRLAERSAEMARLAEVDAVMEGVLSPREHALLGAVPALLEAHFERLRAAAGALATDPSAAWLDGFRRDMQGVLIAELDVRFQPVEGLLAALRTH, encoded by the coding sequence TTGGATTCCCCGCCTCGCCCCGCCTTCCGCGGCCCGACCTTCATCCGGCTGCTGGCCCGCCTGACCGACGACACGCTGCCGCAAGGCGGCCCGGCGCCGGCCGAGCGTCTGAGCCAGTGGATCGACTGGACACGGGCAGTGGCGCTGTCGAAGGTGCTCGACGCGAAGGCGCCCGCAGCTGAACAAGGCGCGCAAGTCATTGATCGCGACGACGCAGCCGTGTGCGCGAAGGCGCGGGCGACGTTGCTGGCGTCGATCGTCGAAGCGCCGGAGCTGGTGATCCCGCAGCCGCAGGCGGCCGGGGCCTCGGACGATGGCGACGCCGAAGCCGCACCCGAGGCTGCGATCGACTTCGCGCCGTTCCGCCAGCGTCACCTGGCGCTGCAGCGCTCGATGCAGATGGCGACCGGCCGGCTGCGCGGCGATCTGCGCGACCGGCTGGCAGAGCGTTCGGCCGAGATGGCGCGGCTGGCCGAGGTGGATGCGGTGATGGAGGGCGTGCTGAGTCCGCGCGAGCACGCTTTGCTCGGCGCGGTGCCGGCCCTGCTCGAAGCGCATTTCGAGCGGCTGCGCGCCGCCGCGGGTGCGTTGGCCACGGATCCGTCCGCGGCCTGGCTCGATGGTTTTCGCAGGGACATGCAGGGCGTGCTGATCGCCGAGCTGGATGTCCGTTTCCAACCGGTCGAAGGGCTGCTCGCAGCGCTTCGCACCCACTGA
- a CDS encoding ParA family protein, which yields MARIIAIANQKGGVGKTTTAVNLAAALARVPKRVLLVDLDSQGNATMGCGIDKGAVPVSTCDVLLGEVEAGDAVMQTEEDVDLIPGNTDLTAAELELMGVDGREHRLRVALEPLRARYDFILIDCPPALSLLTLNALTAADSVLVPMQCEYYALEGLSALLQTIDAIRQNLNPKLEVEGVLRTMFDVRNNLANAVSAELTNHFGDKVFRTIVPRNVRVAEAPSHGQSIVGYDKASRGAIAYLGLAGEVIRRQRERDAARTQDAPAMETPA from the coding sequence ATGGCCCGCATCATCGCCATTGCCAATCAGAAGGGCGGCGTCGGCAAGACGACGACGGCCGTGAACCTGGCCGCGGCCCTGGCGCGGGTGCCCAAGCGCGTGCTGCTGGTGGACCTGGACTCGCAGGGCAACGCCACGATGGGCTGCGGCATCGACAAGGGCGCCGTGCCGGTCAGCACCTGTGACGTGCTGCTGGGCGAAGTGGAAGCCGGCGATGCGGTCATGCAGACCGAGGAAGACGTCGACCTGATTCCCGGCAACACCGATCTCACCGCTGCCGAGCTCGAGCTGATGGGCGTCGACGGCCGTGAACACCGCCTGCGCGTCGCGCTCGAGCCCCTGCGCGCGCGCTACGACTTCATCCTCATCGACTGCCCGCCGGCGCTGTCGCTGCTCACGCTCAACGCATTGACCGCGGCCGATTCGGTGCTGGTGCCGATGCAGTGCGAGTACTACGCGCTCGAAGGCCTGTCGGCGCTGCTGCAGACGATCGACGCGATTCGGCAGAACCTCAACCCGAAGCTCGAGGTCGAGGGCGTGCTGCGCACGATGTTCGACGTGCGCAACAACCTCGCCAACGCGGTCTCGGCGGAGTTGACCAACCACTTCGGCGACAAGGTGTTCCGCACCATCGTGCCGCGCAACGTCCGCGTGGCCGAAGCGCCCAGCCATGGCCAGAGCATCGTCGGCTACGACAAGGCGTCGCGCGGCGCGATCGCCTACCTCGGCCTCGCAGGCGAGGTGATCCGGCGCCAGCGCGAACGCGACGCCGCCCGCACCCAGGACGCACCCGCCATGGAGACTCCGGCATGA
- a CDS encoding 4'-phosphopantetheinyl transferase family protein — protein sequence MFSESGSLGVGPVQCAWRDYRRGQSAEALVRPWLAGELGVAADAMALERDARGRPRLHVPGRAGLDVNWSHSGEALLIALGEGVTVGADIEWLRPRPQAMALAQRFFVATEATALAKLPPAAAEAAFVQLWCAKEAVLKAHGHGLSFGLDRLEFAARDDGWALVACDPALGAPGDWHLHAFAPLPGYLATVAWRPMD from the coding sequence ATGTTCAGCGAATCAGGCAGCCTCGGCGTGGGGCCAGTGCAATGCGCCTGGCGGGACTACCGCCGCGGCCAGTCCGCCGAAGCCCTGGTGCGCCCGTGGCTGGCCGGGGAACTGGGCGTCGCTGCCGACGCCATGGCCCTCGAACGCGATGCCCGGGGCCGCCCGCGCCTGCACGTGCCCGGCCGCGCGGGACTCGATGTCAACTGGAGCCACAGCGGCGAGGCACTGCTGATCGCGCTTGGCGAGGGCGTGACGGTCGGCGCCGACATCGAATGGCTGCGCCCGCGCCCGCAGGCCATGGCGCTGGCCCAGCGCTTCTTCGTCGCCACCGAGGCGACTGCACTCGCGAAGCTGCCGCCCGCTGCCGCCGAGGCCGCCTTCGTGCAGCTGTGGTGCGCCAAGGAAGCGGTGCTCAAGGCGCACGGACACGGGCTGTCGTTCGGGCTCGACCGTCTGGAGTTCGCCGCCCGCGACGACGGCTGGGCGCTGGTCGCGTGCGATCCCGCGCTCGGCGCACCCGGTGACTGGCACCTGCATGCGTTCGCGCCGCTGCCCGGGTATCTGGCGACCGTGGCGTGGCGACCGATGGATTGA
- the xth gene encoding exodeoxyribonuclease III, with translation MKIASWNVNSLNVRLPHLEQWLRDAQPDVVGIQETKLEDAKFPDTALAAMGYRSVFAGQKTYNGVALLAKDRALDQVQIGIPGFEDEQKRVIAATIDGVRVINLYVVNGQDVGTEKYAYKLRWLEAVTAWVASELAAHPQLVVLGDFNIAPDARDVHDPEVWNESHILTSASERLALQRLLDLGLHDAFRLHSADAGVFSWWDYRQAAFRRNLGLRIDLTLVSDALRGRAVASGIDHEPRTWERPSDHAPAWVELG, from the coding sequence ATGAAAATCGCCAGCTGGAACGTCAACTCGCTCAATGTCCGCCTGCCGCACCTGGAGCAGTGGTTGCGCGATGCGCAACCCGACGTCGTTGGCATCCAGGAGACCAAGCTCGAGGATGCGAAATTTCCCGATACCGCGCTCGCGGCAATGGGCTATCGCAGCGTATTCGCCGGGCAGAAGACCTACAACGGCGTTGCGCTGCTCGCCAAGGACCGTGCGCTCGATCAGGTGCAGATCGGCATTCCCGGCTTCGAGGACGAACAGAAGCGCGTGATCGCCGCGACCATCGACGGCGTGCGTGTGATCAACCTCTACGTCGTCAACGGCCAGGACGTCGGCACCGAAAAGTACGCCTACAAGCTGCGCTGGCTCGAAGCCGTGACCGCGTGGGTGGCGAGCGAGCTTGCCGCGCATCCGCAGCTGGTCGTGCTGGGGGACTTCAACATCGCGCCCGATGCGCGCGATGTGCACGACCCCGAGGTCTGGAACGAATCCCACATCCTGACCTCCGCGTCGGAACGCCTGGCGCTGCAGCGCCTGCTCGACCTCGGCCTGCACGATGCGTTCCGCCTGCACAGCGCGGACGCCGGCGTCTTCAGCTGGTGGGATTACCGCCAGGCCGCGTTCCGCCGCAACCTGGGCCTGCGCATCGATCTGACCCTGGTTTCCGATGCGTTGCGCGGGCGCGCCGTGGCTTCGGGCATCGACCACGAACCGCGGACCTGGGAGCGGCCCAGCGACCACGCGCCGGCGTGGGTCGAACTGGGCTGA
- a CDS encoding SNF2-related protein, with amino-acid sequence MIETTDVQAKYFAWELTRRRRGGDLDRIGQSLFDAAVDLNPHQIEAALFALQNPLSKGVLLADEVGLGKTIEAALVLGQYWAERRRRLLVICPASLRKQWATELSEKFHLPTQVIDARTWAQARKEGIYNPLDQDVISIVSIHFVARMEREIGAIRWDMAVIDEAHKLRNAHRESHRSGQAIKRALAGVRKLLLTATPLQNSLIELYGLSTLIDEHLFGDRVSFRTRFMRGDAAIPALKARLADFTKRTLRRDVLEYVQYTERKPLTVPFTPGDQEQRVYDLVSGYLLRDDAYGIPTRQRHLVGLILRKLLASSTPAVVATLEAILARLRRLEESQAVEDDWLEQLVEDEELDADVLDEDEVAEEPALPDSEPVDRDRLRGEIAELEQYLLVARGVREDQKSHALLQALETGFGQMAAIGAPRKAVIFTESVRTQDYLANFLEARGHAGRVAKFSGRVSDPGLNGIYQRWLATYQGTDRVTGSPAIDRRTAVIDHFRDQAEILICTEAGAEGINLQFCSLVINYDLPWNPQRVEQRIGRCHRYGQKHDVVVINFLNQRNAADQRVLELLSEKFHLFEGVFGASDEILGRIESGVDVERRIAAIYATCRTPAAIDAAFARLRSELEEQIQERMRDTEEALLATFDAGVVERLRLHREEAIVQLDRISRLFWRLTRHVLAEAAHFDDQTLSFDLSRPLMAEAPAGRYHLIRKGQSAPENGHVYRLSHPLGEHVLDRGRRCETPVTALEFMLAGARQRIAALEQLSSRSGWLELNLLELESFQLEEHLVFSAQADDGTWLDAEACQRLLELRGRPSNRPAAPDTLPPNFDANVRRQIEAALAKALEENNAYFHAERERLDQWAEDKLLSAEQAMHDTKARLKDAKRRARAAATVEEQAAIQEEIKLLERQQRRQRQEIFDVEDEIEAERDALIAALERRLNQRSHSVRLFRIRWALD; translated from the coding sequence ATGATCGAGACCACGGATGTCCAGGCGAAGTACTTTGCTTGGGAGCTCACCCGTCGTCGCCGCGGCGGCGACTTGGATCGTATCGGCCAGTCGCTCTTCGATGCGGCGGTTGACCTGAACCCGCACCAGATTGAGGCGGCGCTTTTCGCCCTGCAGAACCCACTGTCCAAGGGCGTGCTGCTTGCCGACGAGGTGGGGCTTGGCAAGACGATCGAGGCCGCGCTCGTGCTTGGCCAGTACTGGGCGGAACGTCGCCGCCGCCTGCTTGTCATCTGCCCGGCCTCGCTGCGCAAACAATGGGCTACCGAGCTGTCGGAGAAATTCCACCTGCCGACCCAGGTGATCGATGCCAGGACCTGGGCCCAGGCGCGCAAGGAGGGAATCTACAACCCCCTGGACCAGGATGTCATCAGCATCGTCTCGATCCACTTCGTGGCCCGGATGGAGAGAGAGATCGGGGCGATCCGGTGGGATATGGCCGTCATCGACGAAGCGCACAAGCTGCGCAACGCCCATCGCGAGAGCCACCGCAGCGGCCAAGCTATCAAGCGCGCCCTGGCCGGCGTCCGCAAGCTGCTGCTCACGGCCACGCCACTGCAGAACTCCCTGATCGAGCTCTACGGCCTGTCGACCCTCATCGATGAGCATCTGTTTGGTGACCGCGTCAGTTTCCGCACGCGCTTCATGCGCGGCGACGCCGCCATTCCGGCGCTCAAGGCGCGTCTGGCCGACTTTACCAAGCGCACCCTGCGACGTGACGTACTGGAATACGTGCAGTACACCGAGCGCAAGCCGCTCACGGTGCCCTTCACGCCTGGTGACCAGGAGCAGCGGGTCTACGACCTGGTGTCCGGCTACCTGCTCAGGGACGACGCCTACGGAATTCCCACCCGTCAGCGGCACCTGGTCGGCCTGATCCTGCGCAAGCTGCTGGCCTCGTCCACCCCCGCCGTCGTCGCCACGCTGGAGGCCATCCTGGCGCGGCTGCGGAGGCTGGAGGAGAGCCAGGCAGTCGAGGACGACTGGCTCGAACAGCTGGTGGAGGACGAAGAGCTCGACGCCGATGTGTTGGACGAAGATGAGGTGGCGGAGGAGCCTGCCCTCCCTGACTCCGAACCGGTCGATCGCGACAGGCTCCGCGGGGAGATCGCCGAGCTGGAGCAGTACCTGCTGGTGGCGCGAGGGGTCCGCGAAGACCAGAAGTCGCATGCCCTGCTGCAGGCGCTGGAGACCGGCTTCGGGCAGATGGCCGCGATCGGTGCGCCGCGCAAGGCGGTGATCTTCACCGAGTCGGTGCGCACGCAGGATTACCTGGCCAACTTCCTCGAGGCACGGGGGCATGCCGGCCGCGTGGCCAAGTTCAGCGGCCGCGTCTCGGACCCGGGCCTCAACGGCATCTATCAGCGCTGGCTGGCGACATACCAGGGCACGGACCGCGTGACCGGCAGCCCGGCGATCGACCGCCGCACCGCCGTGATCGACCACTTCCGCGACCAGGCCGAGATCCTGATCTGCACCGAGGCCGGCGCCGAAGGCATCAACCTGCAGTTTTGCTCGCTGGTGATCAACTACGATCTGCCGTGGAACCCGCAGCGCGTCGAGCAGCGCATCGGCCGGTGCCACCGGTACGGGCAGAAGCACGACGTGGTGGTGATCAACTTCCTCAACCAGCGCAACGCCGCCGACCAGCGCGTTCTGGAGCTGCTGTCAGAGAAGTTCCACCTGTTCGAAGGCGTGTTCGGGGCCTCCGACGAGATCCTTGGCCGCATCGAGTCGGGCGTGGACGTCGAGCGACGCATCGCCGCCATCTACGCGACCTGTCGCACGCCCGCCGCAATTGATGCCGCCTTCGCCCGGCTGCGCAGCGAGCTGGAAGAGCAGATCCAAGAGCGCATGCGGGACACCGAGGAGGCCCTGCTTGCCACCTTCGACGCCGGAGTGGTCGAACGCCTACGCTTGCATCGCGAAGAAGCGATCGTGCAGCTGGACCGGATCAGCCGCCTGTTCTGGCGCCTGACCCGGCATGTGTTGGCGGAAGCTGCGCATTTCGATGACCAGACCCTGTCATTCGACCTGTCCCGGCCGCTCATGGCCGAGGCTCCTGCCGGCCGCTACCACCTGATCCGCAAGGGCCAGTCGGCGCCGGAGAACGGCCACGTCTATCGCCTGAGCCACCCGCTGGGCGAACACGTGCTGGATCGCGGCCGTCGCTGCGAGACACCCGTAACTGCGCTGGAGTTCATGCTTGCCGGCGCGCGCCAGCGGATTGCTGCCCTCGAGCAGCTGTCGAGCCGCTCCGGCTGGCTGGAGCTCAATCTGCTGGAACTGGAGAGCTTCCAGCTCGAGGAGCACCTGGTGTTCAGCGCCCAGGCGGACGACGGCACCTGGCTCGATGCCGAGGCCTGCCAGCGGCTGCTGGAATTGCGGGGTCGCCCCAGCAACAGGCCGGCGGCCCCGGACACCCTGCCGCCCAACTTCGACGCCAACGTCCGCCGCCAGATCGAAGCCGCCCTGGCCAAGGCACTGGAAGAGAACAACGCCTACTTCCACGCCGAACGCGAACGGCTCGACCAGTGGGCAGAAGACAAACTGCTGTCCGCCGAACAGGCCATGCACGACACCAAGGCCCGCCTGAAGGACGCCAAGCGCCGCGCACGGGCCGCTGCCACCGTGGAGGAACAGGCGGCCATCCAGGAGGAGATCAAGCTCCTGGAGCGCCAGCAGCGCCGCCAGCGGCAAGAGATCTTCGATGTGGAAGACGAAATCGAAGCCGAGCGCGACGCTCTGATTGCCGCCCTGGAGCGTCGCCTGAACCAGCGCAGCCACAGCGTCAGGCTGTTCCGGATCCGATGGGCGCTGGATTGA
- a CDS encoding ParB/RepB/Spo0J family partition protein, which yields MTAAKTPVKKRGLGRGLEALLGPKAAAEAPASLEATEQDTLRLLPIDALSAGKYQPRKHWDADKLTELAESIKAQGVIQPLVVRERPDRTFEIIAGERRWRASKQAGLSEVPAVVRNVEDRTVVAMALIENIQREDLNPLEEAQALQRLIEEFDLTHAQAAEAVGRSRAAVSNLLRLLELPPAIRILVESRQLEMGHARALLTLSPDLASKLASDAVEHGWSVREVEHRAQQFAAGRVPGGDTRTIARNKARPQADIVSLENELSETLGTRVSIANGRGNKGRLVIHYGNLEALDGVLERLRAQRP from the coding sequence ATGACCGCAGCGAAGACGCCGGTAAAGAAGCGTGGCCTGGGCCGGGGGCTGGAAGCCCTGCTCGGCCCCAAGGCCGCGGCCGAGGCGCCCGCGAGCCTGGAGGCGACCGAACAGGACACCCTGCGGCTGCTGCCGATCGATGCGCTGAGCGCCGGCAAGTACCAGCCGCGCAAGCACTGGGATGCAGACAAACTCACCGAGCTGGCCGAGTCGATCAAGGCGCAGGGCGTGATCCAGCCGCTGGTCGTGCGCGAGCGGCCCGACCGCACCTTCGAGATCATCGCCGGCGAACGCCGCTGGCGCGCGTCCAAGCAGGCCGGCCTGAGCGAAGTGCCGGCGGTGGTGCGCAACGTCGAGGACCGCACGGTCGTCGCGATGGCGCTGATCGAGAACATCCAGCGCGAGGACCTCAACCCCCTCGAAGAAGCGCAGGCCCTGCAGCGGCTGATCGAGGAGTTCGACCTCACCCACGCGCAGGCCGCCGAAGCGGTGGGACGCTCGCGCGCCGCCGTCTCCAACCTGCTGCGCCTGCTGGAATTGCCGCCCGCGATCCGCATCCTGGTCGAGTCCCGGCAGCTGGAAATGGGCCACGCCCGCGCGCTGCTGACCCTCTCGCCCGATCTCGCCAGCAAGCTTGCCAGCGACGCCGTCGAACACGGCTGGTCGGTGCGCGAGGTCGAACACCGCGCCCAGCAGTTCGCCGCCGGCCGCGTCCCCGGGGGCGACACCCGCACCATCGCGCGCAACAAGGCGCGCCCGCAGGCCGACATCGTCTCGCTGGAGAACGAACTGTCGGAGACCCTCGGCACCCGCGTCTCGATCGCCAACGGCCGCGGCAACAAGGGCCGCCTGGTGATCCACTACGGCAACCTGGAAGCCCTCGACGGCGTGCTGGAGCGACTGCGCGCGCAGCGCCCCTGA
- a CDS encoding Abi family protein, which yields MKYDKPALTVERQIQQLGSRGMAFADPKRAAHYLAELNYYRLSGYWLRHEADHGSHRFLPGTSFEAVLDDYLFDRTLKLLVLDAVERLEVSIRTRWAHVVGLRHGAHAHLDSALFKQRSQTWSHPTAVARLVSGVEDSRERFIRHLRHTYDELLPPIWASVEVMSLGQISRWFSNLRHAADRNAIAEPYGVDEVLLASFLHHISVVRNICAHHARFWDREMTFRAQLPRKHPEALVASLDPAGPNSAYNTLTLLGWLIGRTSPGQTWVQRVAEHVIQHPPAAGVMGFPTNFSQRPIWQHTTEE from the coding sequence ATGAAGTACGACAAGCCGGCGCTTACCGTCGAGCGACAGATTCAACAGCTCGGCTCACGCGGCATGGCCTTTGCCGACCCCAAGCGTGCAGCGCACTATCTGGCCGAGCTCAACTATTACCGCCTCAGCGGCTACTGGCTGCGGCACGAGGCCGATCACGGCTCCCACAGGTTCCTCCCCGGCACGTCCTTCGAGGCGGTGCTCGATGACTACCTGTTCGACCGTACCCTGAAGCTGTTGGTGCTGGACGCAGTCGAGCGGCTCGAAGTCTCCATTCGCACACGCTGGGCCCACGTCGTCGGCCTGCGCCATGGCGCGCATGCGCACCTCGACAGTGCGCTGTTCAAGCAGCGCAGCCAGACATGGAGCCACCCGACTGCCGTGGCCAGGCTGGTCAGCGGGGTCGAAGACAGTCGCGAGCGATTCATCCGCCATCTCCGCCATACCTACGACGAACTCCTCCCGCCCATCTGGGCGAGCGTAGAGGTCATGAGCCTGGGCCAGATCTCGCGCTGGTTCAGCAACCTGCGCCATGCCGCGGACCGCAACGCCATCGCCGAACCCTACGGTGTCGACGAGGTCCTGTTGGCGTCCTTCCTGCACCACATCAGCGTGGTGAGGAACATCTGCGCCCACCATGCGCGCTTCTGGGATCGTGAGATGACGTTCAGGGCGCAACTGCCGCGCAAGCATCCCGAAGCTTTGGTCGCCTCGCTTGACCCCGCCGGCCCCAACAGCGCCTACAACACGCTCACCCTGCTGGGCTGGTTGATCGGCCGTACCAGTCCCGGGCAGACCTGGGTCCAGCGCGTCGCCGAACATGTCATCCAACACCCGCCTGCCGCTGGCGTGATGGGCTTCCCAACCAACTTCAGCCAGCGCCCGATCTGGCAGCACACCACCGAAGAATGA